Proteins from a single region of Bos indicus isolate NIAB-ARS_2022 breed Sahiwal x Tharparkar chromosome 6, NIAB-ARS_B.indTharparkar_mat_pri_1.0, whole genome shotgun sequence:
- the GPAT3 gene encoding glycerol-3-phosphate acyltransferase 3 isoform X2, whose protein sequence is MPGLLRSDRGGLSVSSPSGERKDACSLRIIQRDESPMEKGLSGLRGRDFELSDVFYFSKKGLEAIVEDEVTQRFSSEELVSCNLLTRTNVNFQYVSPRLTMVWVLGVIVRYCVLLPLRLTLAVIGISLFVIGTTLVGQLPRNRLKNFLSEVVHLTCCRICVRALSGTIHYHNRQYRPQKGGICVANHTSPIDVLILTTDGCYTMVGQVHGGLMGIIQRSMVKACPHIWFERSEMKDRHLVIRRLKEHIALKEELPILIFPEGTCINNTSVMMFKKGSFEIGGTIHPVAIKYNPRFGDAFWNSSKYNIVSYLLRVMTSWAIVCDVWYMPPMTREEGEDAVQFANRVKSAIAVQGGLTELPWDGGLKRAKVKDTFKEEQQKNYSKMIVGNGSLKSELD, encoded by the exons GTATTATCCAAAGAGATGAGTCACCCATGGAAAAAGGGCTGTCTGGTCTGCGAGGAAGGGACTTTGAGCTGTCTGACGTGTTTTATTTCTCCAAGAAGGGGTTGGAAGCCATTGTGGAAGACGAAGTGACCCAGAGGTTCTCCTCAGAGGAGCTAGTGTCATGCAACCTCCTCACAAGGACCAATGTGAATTTCCAGTACGTCAGTCCGCGGCTCACCATGGTGTGGGTGCTGGGCGTCATCGTGCGCTACTGTGTTCTCCTGCCTCTGAG gcTTACTTTGGCTGTCATTGGGATCAGTTTGTTTGTTATAGGAACCACCCTGGTTGGACAGCTGCCCAGAAACAg aCTCAAAAACTTCCTGAGTGAAGTGGTCCACCTGACTTGCTGCCGCATCTGTGTTCGCGCCCTCTCTGGAACCATTCACTATCATAACAG GCAGTACAGGCCCCAGAAGGGAGGCATTTGTGTTGCCAACCATACGTCCCCAATCGATGTTTTGATCTTGACAACGGATGGGTGCTATACTATG GTGGGCCAGGTTCATGGTGGATTGATGGGGATTATTCAGAGATCCATGGTCAAGGCTTGTCCACATATCTGGTTTGAACGTTCAGAAATGAAGGACCGACACCTGGTTATTAGGAG acTAAAAGAACATATTGCTCTTAAGGAAGAATTACCCATATTAATCTTTCCTGAAG GAACTTGTATCAACAATACTTCAGTCATGATGTTTAAAAAAGGAAGCTTTGAAATTGGAGGAACCATCCATCCAGTTGCCATTAAG taTAATCCTCGGTTTGGTGATGCATTTTGGAACAGTAGTAAATACAACATTGTGAGCTACCTGCTTCGAGTGATGACCAGCTGGGCCATCGTCTGTGACGTGTGGTACATGCCCCCCATGACCAGAGAG GAAGGAGAAGACGCAGTCCAGTTTGCTAACAGGGTTAAGTCTGCTATTGCTGTACAAGGAGGATTGACTGAGCTTCCTTG GGATGGAGGGCTGAAGAGAGCCAAGGTGAAGGACACCTTTAAGGAAGAGCAGCAGAAGAATTACAGCAAAATGATTGTGGGCAATGGATCTCTCAAGTCGGAACTGGACTGA
- the GPAT3 gene encoding glycerol-3-phosphate acyltransferase 3 isoform X3, which yields MVWVLGVIVRYCVLLPLRLTLAVIGISLFVIGTTLVGQLPRNRLKNFLSEVVHLTCCRICVRALSGTIHYHNRQYRPQKGGICVANHTSPIDVLILTTDGCYTMVGQVHGGLMGIIQRSMVKACPHIWFERSEMKDRHLVIRRLKEHIALKEELPILIFPEGTCINNTSVMMFKKGSFEIGGTIHPVAIKYNPRFGDAFWNSSKYNIVSYLLRVMTSWAIVCDVWYMPPMTREEGEDAVQFANRVKSAIAVQGGLTELPWDGGLKRAKVKDTFKEEQQKNYSKMIVGNGSLKSELD from the exons ATGGTGTGGGTGCTGGGCGTCATCGTGCGCTACTGTGTTCTCCTGCCTCTGAG gcTTACTTTGGCTGTCATTGGGATCAGTTTGTTTGTTATAGGAACCACCCTGGTTGGACAGCTGCCCAGAAACAg aCTCAAAAACTTCCTGAGTGAAGTGGTCCACCTGACTTGCTGCCGCATCTGTGTTCGCGCCCTCTCTGGAACCATTCACTATCATAACAG GCAGTACAGGCCCCAGAAGGGAGGCATTTGTGTTGCCAACCATACGTCCCCAATCGATGTTTTGATCTTGACAACGGATGGGTGCTATACTATG GTGGGCCAGGTTCATGGTGGATTGATGGGGATTATTCAGAGATCCATGGTCAAGGCTTGTCCACATATCTGGTTTGAACGTTCAGAAATGAAGGACCGACACCTGGTTATTAGGAG acTAAAAGAACATATTGCTCTTAAGGAAGAATTACCCATATTAATCTTTCCTGAAG GAACTTGTATCAACAATACTTCAGTCATGATGTTTAAAAAAGGAAGCTTTGAAATTGGAGGAACCATCCATCCAGTTGCCATTAAG taTAATCCTCGGTTTGGTGATGCATTTTGGAACAGTAGTAAATACAACATTGTGAGCTACCTGCTTCGAGTGATGACCAGCTGGGCCATCGTCTGTGACGTGTGGTACATGCCCCCCATGACCAGAGAG GAAGGAGAAGACGCAGTCCAGTTTGCTAACAGGGTTAAGTCTGCTATTGCTGTACAAGGAGGATTGACTGAGCTTCCTTG GGATGGAGGGCTGAAGAGAGCCAAGGTGAAGGACACCTTTAAGGAAGAGCAGCAGAAGAATTACAGCAAAATGATTGTGGGCAATGGATCTCTCAAGTCGGAACTGGACTGA